A genomic stretch from Sphingobacterium sp. ML3W includes:
- a CDS encoding efflux RND transporter periplasmic adaptor subunit produces MKHNLLKILSAVGLLAYLTGCQSAAEENSKKVAAVTASPVMETFAPSKQKLTNKMQIPGEISGFQQVEIYAKVSSYVRALKVDIGSRVQAGQLLAVLEAPELSSQLSAAKSRLKSQEAIYMATKSTYDRLFETSKVEGTVARLDLEVAEAKKNADFAQFQAAKSAYAEVQNLLNYLEIRAPFDGVIATRNVNQGAYVGPAGRGSEMPIMTIQQQSKLRLAVAVPEQYAGFLAADQPLQFTVKSLPGQQFSGKIARKSGALDSRFRSERVEIDITNTNNKLIPGMVAEVELPLTSQDSTFVVPKTAVFTSGEGSFVIAVVDNKTSRVPVQKGRSIDGQVEIFGNLNPTMRLVSKADEEIADGTTVK; encoded by the coding sequence ATGAAACACAATCTCCTAAAAATATTATCCGCAGTAGGCCTACTCGCCTACTTAACCGGATGTCAGTCCGCAGCTGAGGAAAACAGCAAAAAAGTGGCAGCGGTAACGGCAAGTCCAGTAATGGAAACATTTGCGCCGTCTAAACAGAAACTAACAAACAAAATGCAGATACCCGGCGAGATCAGTGGATTTCAACAGGTAGAAATTTATGCCAAAGTGAGCAGCTATGTACGGGCATTAAAAGTTGACATTGGCAGTCGGGTTCAGGCCGGACAGCTGTTAGCTGTACTTGAGGCACCAGAATTGAGTTCACAATTGTCGGCTGCAAAATCAAGATTAAAGTCGCAGGAAGCGATTTACATGGCCACTAAAAGTACCTACGATAGACTATTCGAAACCAGTAAAGTTGAGGGTACCGTAGCACGTCTGGATCTCGAAGTCGCTGAAGCAAAAAAGAATGCTGATTTCGCTCAATTTCAGGCAGCAAAATCAGCCTATGCGGAGGTACAGAACCTACTGAACTACCTCGAAATACGCGCACCATTTGATGGCGTTATCGCTACACGTAATGTCAATCAGGGGGCGTATGTCGGACCAGCGGGCAGAGGTTCGGAGATGCCTATCATGACCATCCAGCAACAGAGCAAGCTCCGCTTGGCTGTTGCCGTACCCGAACAATACGCAGGCTTCCTGGCAGCAGATCAACCGCTGCAGTTTACCGTAAAGTCATTGCCGGGTCAACAGTTTTCAGGTAAGATCGCACGCAAATCCGGGGCGCTGGATAGCAGATTCAGATCTGAAAGAGTTGAAATCGACATTACCAATACCAACAACAAACTCATCCCGGGTATGGTTGCTGAGGTCGAGCTGCCCCTGACTTCTCAGGATAGCACCTTTGTTGTCCCCAAAACAGCAGTCTTTACCTCAGGTGAGGGAAGTTTTGTCATCGCCGTTGTAGACAATAAAACAAGTCGTGTTCCGGTACAAAAAGGACGTAGCATTGATGGACAGGTAGAAATATTTGGCAATCTTAATCCTACCATGCGGCTTGTGAGTAAAGCCGATGAAGAGATCGCGGATGGCACCACTGTTAAATAA
- a CDS encoding linear amide C-N hydrolase, whose translation MKYLFSIILIVFLLHGETNACTRVVYKGPGQTVITARSMDWKDDIAANIWVFPRGMQRSGEVGPQSLTWTSQYGSVIASAWDIATVDGLNEKGLVANVLWLVESTYPKFDPTGTKKGVAISAWAQYVLDNFATVAEAVKVLQDEPFVIVSDYIPGTEKFTTVHLSLSDATGDNAIFEYINGKLVIHHNAAYTVMTNSPVFEEQLALNRYWQGIPGTIMLPGTNRAADRFVRASYYINAIPQTEDTRTAVASVFSVIRNCSVPFGISSETEPNISSTRWRSVADQKNKVYYFENVLTPGTLWVDLTKFDLKKGSPAMKLDLKQSVAINGISNGLFKSANAFKFMGI comes from the coding sequence ATGAAGTATCTTTTTTCAATTATTTTAATTGTGTTCCTCCTGCATGGAGAGACGAATGCCTGCACCAGGGTGGTCTATAAGGGACCCGGTCAAACGGTTATTACAGCACGTAGCATGGACTGGAAGGATGATATTGCTGCGAATATTTGGGTATTTCCGCGAGGTATGCAAAGAAGTGGTGAAGTGGGGCCGCAGTCGCTGACCTGGACATCACAATATGGAAGTGTGATTGCTAGCGCATGGGATATTGCGACCGTGGATGGACTGAATGAAAAGGGACTGGTCGCTAATGTACTTTGGCTGGTTGAGTCTACTTACCCTAAATTTGATCCCACGGGAACAAAAAAAGGCGTAGCGATCTCAGCTTGGGCACAATATGTACTTGACAATTTTGCGACGGTGGCTGAGGCCGTGAAGGTGTTGCAGGACGAGCCTTTTGTAATTGTGAGTGACTATATTCCGGGAACCGAAAAGTTTACAACCGTACACTTATCCCTTTCGGATGCAACGGGTGACAATGCCATCTTTGAATATATCAATGGAAAATTGGTTATTCACCATAATGCAGCATATACGGTGATGACAAATTCACCCGTATTTGAGGAACAGCTGGCTTTAAACAGATACTGGCAGGGAATCCCGGGGACAATTATGCTTCCGGGCACCAATCGGGCTGCAGATCGTTTTGTGCGTGCTTCGTATTATATCAATGCCATACCACAAACGGAGGATACACGAACCGCTGTCGCGAGTGTATTTAGTGTCATTCGTAATTGCTCTGTCCCATTTGGTATCAGCTCGGAAACTGAACCTAATATTTCCTCTACCCGATGGCGGTCAGTCGCGGATCAAAAGAATAAAGTTTATTATTTTGAGAATGTGTTGACTCCGGGAACTTTATGGGTGGATCTTACTAAATTTGATTTGAAAAAGGGCTCCCCTGCAATGAAACTGGATTTAAAACAGAGCGTAGCAATTAATGGCATCTCAAATGGACTATTTAAATCTGCCAACGCCTTTAAATTTATGGGTATATAG
- a CDS encoding methyltransferase domain-containing protein, whose amino-acid sequence MKEKFIDRKDQQANKIFERRTLANDYRTILSLLKPGLAILDVGCGTGTLTNEAASLIADGTVIGLDNTQSFIDIGNQQYCNSANLSLVCDNIFSYEPPHQFDLIMTARTVQWLSDIPAALQRFKSWLKPGGQLSILDYNHTAIEWNPAPPTSMQEFYHTFLKWRADAGMNNRVADEIATLLQQQGFTAIETINADQTYTKGDDHFQTNLGIWIKVAQSQQMVIEGYITDELRLKAIEDYSNWIETEALSMTLKMNEVRAKI is encoded by the coding sequence ATGAAAGAGAAATTTATTGATAGAAAAGACCAACAGGCAAATAAAATATTTGAGAGACGAACATTAGCAAATGACTATCGGACTATTCTTTCCTTGTTAAAACCCGGTTTAGCTATCCTCGATGTCGGCTGTGGTACCGGAACACTGACAAATGAAGCCGCATCACTTATCGCGGACGGAACAGTGATCGGTTTAGACAACACCCAATCTTTTATAGATATAGGGAATCAACAGTACTGTAACAGCGCCAATCTTAGTCTGGTCTGTGATAATATTTTCAGTTATGAGCCCCCACATCAGTTTGACCTGATTATGACTGCAAGAACAGTGCAATGGTTAAGTGATATTCCTGCAGCCTTACAACGGTTCAAATCCTGGTTGAAACCCGGAGGACAGCTTTCGATCCTGGATTATAACCATACCGCAATTGAATGGAACCCAGCACCACCGACCAGTATGCAGGAGTTTTATCATACATTTCTGAAATGGCGTGCCGATGCGGGCATGAACAATCGTGTCGCAGATGAAATTGCCACTTTACTCCAACAACAGGGATTTACAGCCATTGAGACGATCAACGCCGATCAGACCTATACCAAGGGCGATGATCATTTTCAGACCAATCTTGGAATCTGGATCAAAGTTGCCCAGTCGCAACAAATGGTAATAGAGGGATATATTACAGATGAACTGCGTTTAAAAGCCATCGAAGATTACAGCAACTGGATCGAAACAGAAGCGCTATCAATGACGCTCAAAATGAATGAGGTGAGAGCTAAGATTTAA
- a CDS encoding alpha/beta hydrolase: protein MIRIHPIFFSIFLLLSTFDLFAQSKDTTISVGQHSLHFNITAGKGIPIIFESGAGNDASVWQQILAPLSARLDAPLITYDRAGFGKSGIDTVNVNLSTEVADLKRALNKLGYHDQYFFVAHSFGGNYTLKFADENKGKVLGAVMIDIVSPYFMTMERGKSLKIEYADRLQEIKKESLGFYHLTMNYENSTAILHEVAPHATIPMTIIGSGITPFEEPDKSKFVAALKKFADEKDNRKYILEPNAQHHIFYDNPALVIEEIQSLYKKTTSAE, encoded by the coding sequence ATGATCCGTATACACCCTATTTTCTTTTCTATTTTCCTGCTACTCTCCACGTTCGATCTGTTTGCGCAATCGAAAGACACGACAATCAGTGTTGGTCAGCATAGCTTACATTTTAATATTACAGCTGGAAAAGGAATTCCCATCATCTTTGAATCAGGAGCTGGAAACGATGCCTCTGTATGGCAACAGATATTGGCCCCACTATCAGCCAGATTAGATGCACCATTAATCACCTACGATCGGGCGGGTTTCGGAAAAAGTGGTATAGATACCGTAAATGTCAATCTATCAACTGAAGTCGCTGATCTAAAAAGGGCGCTGAATAAATTGGGTTATCACGACCAATATTTCTTTGTCGCACATTCCTTTGGCGGTAATTATACGTTGAAATTTGCCGATGAAAACAAGGGGAAGGTACTTGGTGCGGTGATGATAGATATTGTCTCGCCTTATTTTATGACAATGGAGCGTGGAAAATCATTAAAGATTGAATATGCCGACCGACTTCAGGAGATCAAAAAAGAGAGTTTGGGGTTCTATCATTTGACGATGAATTATGAGAATTCAACAGCCATTTTACATGAAGTAGCGCCACATGCAACCATTCCAATGACAATTATTGGTTCAGGCATTACCCCTTTTGAAGAACCCGACAAAAGTAAATTTGTGGCCGCATTAAAAAAGTTTGCAGACGAAAAGGACAACAGAAAGTATATCTTGGAGCCGAACGCACAACATCATATCTTTTACGATAATCCAGCTTTAGTGATCGAAGAAATCCAGTCATTATACAAAAAAACAACCTCAGCAGAATAA
- a CDS encoding Dyp-type peroxidase: MNNQAQNVIDSPSNNTVFMVWNFQENKELKPVFERICALVVNLNNSAQVRSTGIKASIVMGISYHAWKKLALQEPLPKELIPFEPIVGQKHVAVATPGDLHFHIRAEEQSYCIDMAAEISAALAVATDCKEEIHGFRYWDGRSILGFVDGTENPTGEDRPFFGIIGDEDQAYKGGSYLFVQKYIHDMNSWRALPVSEQEKVIGRSKTNDIEMADEVKPTNSHSALANVGDDLKIVRDNMPFGNIANNQMGTYFIAYASRFSTVTQMLKRMFIGEPEGNYDRILDFSTAKSGTLYFCPSIDMLKDFAG, encoded by the coding sequence ATGAACAATCAAGCCCAGAATGTTATCGATTCACCCAGCAACAATACCGTTTTCATGGTATGGAATTTTCAGGAAAATAAAGAGCTGAAACCGGTGTTTGAACGGATCTGTGCCCTGGTCGTCAATCTGAATAATTCGGCTCAGGTACGTTCTACTGGTATAAAAGCGAGTATCGTCATGGGGATCAGTTATCATGCCTGGAAAAAATTAGCATTACAGGAGCCATTACCAAAAGAATTGATTCCTTTTGAGCCTATCGTAGGTCAAAAACATGTCGCTGTTGCTACCCCAGGTGATCTCCATTTTCATATCCGAGCTGAAGAACAAAGCTATTGTATTGACATGGCAGCCGAAATTTCCGCTGCACTGGCAGTAGCTACTGATTGCAAGGAAGAAATCCACGGTTTTCGTTATTGGGATGGAAGAAGCATTCTAGGTTTTGTCGACGGCACCGAAAACCCGACAGGTGAAGACCGTCCTTTCTTTGGTATTATTGGAGATGAAGATCAAGCCTATAAAGGGGGCAGCTATCTTTTTGTTCAAAAATACATTCATGACATGAACAGCTGGCGAGCCTTACCGGTATCCGAACAGGAAAAAGTTATTGGCCGAAGTAAAACCAATGATATTGAAATGGCGGATGAGGTAAAACCTACAAATTCGCATTCGGCCTTAGCCAATGTAGGCGATGATCTCAAAATCGTCAGGGACAATATGCCTTTTGGTAATATCGCCAATAATCAAATGGGCACCTATTTTATTGCTTATGCCAGTAGATTTAGTACTGTGACACAAATGCTAAAGCGAATGTTTATCGGTGAGCCTGAAGGTAATTACGACCGTATTCTGGACTTTAGTACAGCCAAGAGTGGCACATTATATTTCTGCCCATCTATTGATATGCTGAAAGATTTTGCCGGATAG
- a CDS encoding DUF4180 domain-containing protein — protein MQIDVIQVNDRNIAEVKDTAILINNLDDGLQIMVDCGAQEAYKAILYQENISADFFELKTKLAGEILQKYTQYDFDVAIVGDFSIYNSKSLNDFIYESNKGRKINFVATRDEAITRLSKG, from the coding sequence ATGCAAATCGACGTTATCCAAGTAAACGATAGAAATATCGCTGAAGTAAAAGACACTGCTATCCTCATCAACAATCTCGATGATGGTTTACAGATCATGGTAGACTGTGGCGCACAGGAAGCATACAAAGCAATCTTATACCAAGAAAATATTTCGGCTGATTTTTTTGAACTCAAAACGAAGTTGGCGGGGGAAATTCTTCAAAAATATACGCAGTACGATTTTGACGTTGCTATTGTTGGTGACTTTTCCATTTATAATAGCAAAAGTTTGAATGATTTTATCTACGAAAGTAATAAAGGCCGTAAGATCAACTTTGTTGCTACGCGGGACGAAGCCATTACTAGACTATCAAAGGGTTAA
- a CDS encoding VOC family protein, with protein MKIAGLYETHIQVRNLEESVNFYTKVLGLRIAHRDPNRPIVFLWVGTGKEYMLGLWQEEANFQPRHFAFRASKEDILNYAVDYLKERDLQPYNFLKDGVEKPMVFAWMPALAIYFNDPDGNQLEFIALLEGEGRPELGVMSYEDWLQQE; from the coding sequence ATGAAGATAGCAGGATTATATGAAACGCATATCCAGGTACGTAATCTGGAGGAGTCTGTCAATTTTTATACGAAGGTGCTTGGTCTGCGGATTGCACATCGTGATCCCAATCGACCTATCGTTTTTTTGTGGGTCGGTACAGGTAAGGAATATATGCTGGGACTCTGGCAGGAGGAAGCAAATTTTCAACCGCGGCATTTTGCTTTTAGAGCCAGTAAAGAAGATATCTTGAATTACGCAGTAGACTATCTCAAGGAAAGGGATTTGCAGCCTTACAATTTTTTGAAAGATGGTGTAGAAAAACCAATGGTATTTGCCTGGATGCCGGCATTGGCAATTTACTTTAACGATCCAGATGGAAATCAATTGGAATTTATTGCCCTATTGGAAGGCGAGGGGAGGCCAGAATTGGGGGTAATGTCTTACGAGGATTGGTTGCAGCAGGAATAA
- a CDS encoding GNAT family N-acetyltransferase: MYNTLELKKYTAEDFALFRELTKDDEIMKYISGKGLTAEQAEKKFASILEINTDPLLGYFMVIDSDSQLFLGDCKLVNYRKDPTVFEIGYLLKQEFWRKGLGTKICESLLAMAKSIDANKDVIGIIDPDNAASRQLLTKFGFQSYFVGIEDEVATEKLILKRT; encoded by the coding sequence ATGTACAACACACTAGAATTAAAAAAATACACAGCCGAAGATTTCGCTCTTTTTAGAGAACTTACCAAAGACGATGAGATCATGAAATATATTTCAGGCAAGGGATTGACAGCTGAGCAGGCCGAGAAAAAATTCGCTTCAATTCTCGAAATCAATACAGATCCATTATTGGGCTATTTTATGGTGATAGATTCCGATAGCCAATTATTTTTGGGCGACTGCAAATTGGTCAACTATAGAAAAGATCCAACCGTCTTTGAGATCGGTTATTTGCTTAAACAGGAGTTTTGGCGTAAAGGTCTCGGTACCAAAATCTGTGAATCTCTGCTAGCCATGGCCAAAAGCATCGACGCCAATAAGGACGTGATCGGCATCATTGACCCAGATAATGCTGCCTCCAGACAATTACTGACAAAGTTTGGGTTTCAAAGCTACTTTGTTGGTATAGAAGATGAGGTTGCTACAGAAAAGCTTATTTTAAAACGCACATAA
- a CDS encoding helix-turn-helix domain-containing protein, with protein sequence MKFSIKINPNTHDSLQDTLSFFGVDCNRPYYISSGNPLFEYPRNSFRIDFYAICICTAGTITVEIDNQEYTLAQHSLLVSAPSTIIKFTAVSKDFRMKLLFFDKLFLLKNIANPFFIEKLGLFNNATFAIIPEAEKLVGKLLRLLEYLSEVTLRATRFTPDIIRTIIFNLLLEIADVLAVEDQHAVETIQEANSLYFKFTDLVQQHCSQSKDVKYYADRLFISNKYLISIVKKASGKTPHEIIDENLLKEAYALLGNPEKTISDIAYAIGFNSISAFGRFFKKYSMLSPSEYRKRQNM encoded by the coding sequence ATGAAGTTTAGTATCAAGATCAATCCAAATACACACGACAGCCTACAAGACACTTTATCTTTCTTTGGTGTAGATTGCAATCGCCCTTACTACATCTCATCCGGCAATCCCCTTTTCGAATACCCCAGAAATTCCTTCCGTATTGATTTTTACGCCATTTGCATTTGCACGGCCGGAACGATTACAGTAGAAATTGATAATCAAGAATATACACTAGCACAGCATAGCCTACTTGTTTCAGCTCCTTCCACTATCATCAAATTTACAGCGGTCAGCAAGGATTTCAGAATGAAACTACTTTTCTTTGACAAGTTGTTTCTGCTTAAAAACATTGCCAACCCATTTTTTATAGAAAAACTGGGACTATTCAACAATGCAACATTCGCAATTATACCCGAGGCAGAAAAACTCGTCGGAAAATTATTAAGGCTCCTCGAATATTTAAGCGAGGTGACCCTCAGGGCGACACGTTTTACCCCCGACATTATTCGCACCATTATATTTAACCTGCTGCTAGAAATAGCCGATGTGCTCGCCGTGGAGGACCAACATGCAGTTGAAACAATTCAGGAGGCCAATAGCCTCTACTTTAAGTTTACGGATCTGGTACAGCAACACTGCAGCCAATCCAAAGATGTGAAATATTACGCCGATCGGTTATTTATTTCAAACAAATACCTGATTAGTATTGTTAAGAAGGCATCTGGAAAGACGCCACATGAAATCATAGACGAAAATTTGCTCAAAGAAGCGTATGCCCTACTCGGAAATCCGGAGAAGACCATTTCCGACATCGCCTACGCCATAGGCTTCAATTCGATCTCTGCATTTGGCCGTTTTTTCAAAAAGTACTCCATGTTATCGCCTTCTGAATATCGAAAAAGACAAAATATGTAA
- a CDS encoding oleate hydratase, translating into MKEITSKFDKVLNASAEYGNVNHEPDSSTEQQRNTPKKAMPFSDQIGNYQRNKGIPNKSYKDSKIYIVGSGIAGMSAAYYFIRDGHVPAENITFLEQLHIEGGSLDGAGNAKDGYVIRGGREMDMTYENLWDMFQDIPALEMPAPYSVLDEYRLINDNDSNYSKARLIHNLGEIKDFSKFGLAKKDQLAIIKLLLKKKEELDDLTIEDYFSESFLSSNFWTFWRTMFAFENWHSLLELKLYMHRFLHAIDGLNDLSSLVFPKYNQYDTFVTPLRKVLQDKGIKIQFNVLVKDLDIQSNTEGKTVEGIITEQNGKEVRIPLGPNDFVIVTTGSMTEDTFYGDNTNAPIIGIDNSTSGQSAGWKLWKNLAAKSAFFGKPEKFCSNIEKSAWESATLTCKPSALIEKLKGYSVNDPYSGKTVTGGIITITDSNWLMSFTCNRQPHFPGQPDDVLVLWVYALFMDKQGNYIKKTMPECTGDEILAELCHHLGIIDQLDDVIKNTIVRTTFMPYITSMFMPRAKGDRPRVVPNGCKNLGLVGQFVETNNDVVFTMESSVRTARIAVYELLNLNKQVPDINPLQYDIRHLLKAARTLNDDKPFIGEGLLRKILKGSYFEHILPGGDEESEDHESFLAEQFGKFKDWLKGIKG; encoded by the coding sequence ATGAAAGAAATCACCTCAAAATTCGACAAAGTATTAAATGCATCTGCTGAATATGGAAATGTAAATCATGAACCGGATTCAAGCACAGAACAACAACGCAATACGCCCAAAAAGGCCATGCCTTTTTCAGATCAGATAGGAAATTACCAACGCAATAAAGGTATACCGAACAAATCCTACAAGGACAGCAAAATCTATATTGTCGGTAGCGGGATTGCGGGTATGTCCGCAGCATACTATTTCATTCGTGATGGACATGTCCCCGCAGAAAATATCACCTTCCTGGAGCAGTTACATATCGAAGGCGGATCCTTGGATGGTGCCGGTAATGCGAAAGATGGTTATGTCATCCGTGGTGGACGTGAAATGGACATGACTTATGAAAATCTATGGGATATGTTTCAGGATATTCCAGCATTGGAAATGCCAGCTCCTTACAGTGTGCTTGACGAATATAGATTGATCAACGACAACGATTCCAACTATTCAAAAGCACGGCTTATCCACAATCTTGGTGAAATCAAAGATTTTAGCAAATTTGGGTTGGCCAAAAAAGATCAACTTGCAATCATCAAACTCCTGTTGAAAAAGAAAGAAGAATTGGATGACCTGACGATTGAAGATTATTTCAGCGAATCTTTTCTAAGCAGTAATTTTTGGACCTTTTGGCGCACCATGTTCGCCTTTGAAAACTGGCATAGTTTATTGGAATTAAAGCTGTACATGCATCGCTTCCTTCATGCAATTGATGGATTAAACGACCTTTCTTCCCTTGTATTTCCTAAATACAATCAATATGACACCTTTGTCACCCCATTACGCAAGGTGTTACAAGACAAAGGTATTAAGATCCAGTTCAATGTGCTGGTCAAAGATCTTGACATCCAGAGCAATACTGAAGGAAAAACCGTTGAAGGCATCATTACCGAACAAAATGGCAAGGAAGTACGCATTCCACTTGGTCCAAATGACTTTGTGATTGTCACGACCGGCTCAATGACTGAAGACACCTTCTATGGTGATAATACCAATGCACCGATCATCGGTATCGACAATAGCACAAGCGGACAAAGTGCCGGCTGGAAACTCTGGAAGAATTTGGCTGCTAAATCAGCTTTTTTCGGTAAACCAGAAAAATTCTGCAGCAACATTGAAAAGTCAGCCTGGGAATCTGCTACCCTGACCTGTAAACCCTCGGCTTTGATTGAAAAATTAAAGGGCTATTCGGTCAATGACCCCTATTCAGGAAAAACAGTCACCGGCGGTATTATCACAATTACAGACTCCAACTGGTTGATGAGCTTTACCTGTAACAGACAGCCACACTTCCCCGGCCAGCCCGACGATGTCCTTGTACTTTGGGTTTATGCCCTATTTATGGACAAACAAGGAAATTATATTAAAAAGACTATGCCCGAATGTACCGGAGATGAAATTTTGGCCGAACTATGTCATCATCTCGGAATCATTGATCAATTGGATGATGTCATCAAAAATACGATCGTCCGCACGACATTTATGCCCTATATCACCTCTATGTTTATGCCTCGTGCTAAAGGCGATCGCCCAAGAGTAGTTCCAAACGGCTGTAAAAATCTAGGTCTCGTTGGACAGTTCGTCGAAACCAACAACGATGTGGTATTTACCATGGAAAGCTCCGTCAGAACGGCACGTATAGCTGTGTACGAACTCTTGAATCTCAACAAGCAAGTACCTGATATCAATCCTTTACAATATGATATCCGTCATTTGTTGAAGGCCGCACGGACGCTCAATGATGATAAGCCGTTCATAGGCGAAGGACTATTGCGTAAAATTCTGAAGGGGTCCTATTTTGAACATATTCTTCCCGGAGGAGATGAAGAAAGTGAAGATCACGAATCATTTTTGGCCGAGCAGTTCGGTAAATTCAAAGATTGGTTAAAAGGAATTAAAGGATAG
- a CDS encoding 3-hydroxyacyl-CoA dehydrogenase has translation MNFKNITIAGSGVLGYQIAFQTAFHGYQVTVYDINEEVLEKAKSKFGMLEKAFRQDLHATDEQLEATFKRLSYTSDLAQAVQDSDLLIEAVPENPAIKIAFYKELAKVAPEKTIFATNSSTLLPSQFAQDTERPSKFLSLHFANEIWKHNTAEIMGHPGTDPQIFDAVVDFAKSIGMVALPLNKEQPGYIVNSLLVPLLSAATDLLVNEVADVETIDKTWMVATGAPTGPFGILDIVGITTAYNINKMSAEATKDPLKIKTVAYLKEHFIDKNKLGVATGEGFYTYPNPAYQAPGFLK, from the coding sequence ATGAATTTTAAAAATATAACGATTGCAGGAAGTGGGGTGTTAGGCTATCAGATTGCTTTTCAGACCGCCTTCCATGGGTATCAGGTGACTGTGTACGATATCAATGAGGAAGTGCTCGAAAAGGCTAAATCCAAATTTGGGATGCTGGAGAAAGCTTTCCGACAAGATCTCCATGCAACAGATGAACAGCTGGAAGCGACATTCAAACGTTTATCCTATACATCGGATTTAGCGCAAGCAGTACAAGACAGTGACTTATTGATTGAAGCTGTCCCCGAAAATCCGGCCATTAAAATTGCTTTCTATAAGGAGCTCGCAAAGGTCGCCCCCGAGAAGACCATTTTTGCGACCAACTCTTCGACCCTGCTGCCCAGTCAGTTTGCGCAGGATACGGAAAGACCATCAAAATTTCTGTCCCTGCATTTTGCAAATGAAATCTGGAAACATAATACAGCAGAGATCATGGGGCATCCCGGCACAGATCCCCAGATATTCGATGCAGTAGTTGATTTTGCGAAGTCAATCGGCATGGTGGCCCTTCCATTGAATAAAGAACAACCGGGTTATATCGTCAACTCCTTGTTGGTCCCTTTACTTTCGGCCGCTACAGACCTCTTGGTCAATGAAGTGGCAGACGTGGAGACGATAGATAAAACTTGGATGGTGGCAACAGGAGCACCTACAGGACCATTCGGCATCTTAGATATCGTCGGGATCACCACCGCATACAACATCAACAAGATGTCCGCCGAGGCGACAAAAGACCCTCTAAAAATAAAGACTGTAGCGTACCTCAAGGAACATTTTATTGATAAGAATAAATTGGGGGTTGCGACCGGAGAAGGGTTTTATACTTACCCCAATCCAGCCTATCAAGCTCCGGGCTTTTTGAAATAG